In Thiomonas arsenitoxydans, the genomic stretch GGGTGATGACCAAGTGCACTCTGTGCGTCGATCGCATCTACGACGAGAGCATTCCGCAGGCGCAGCGCCGCCCGGCCTGCGTCAACGCCTGCCCGACCAACGCAAGGCTGTTCGGCGATGTGCACGACCCCGATTCCGAGGTGTCTCGCGCCATCCGCGAGCGCGGCGGCTATGCCCTGATGCCCGAACTCGGCACCCGTCCGGCCAATCACTATCTGCCTCGTCAATTGCCGCATGGCGCTGCACCGGCGAACGCAGAGGCCGCGTCGCCGCACCAGACCACGGCGCGCCCACAAGCCGCTGCGGTGCGCCCGGCCCCGAGTGAAGCGGTGCTGGAAGTCGAAGCGCGCGGGCTGTTCGCCAAGCTGTTCGGCGCGTTCTCCAAGCCCTCGCCAGCGCGCGCGGGCCACAAGACCGTCGAGATCACTCAACTGGAGGCTCGCTAAAGTCATGCGTCCCGCGTTTTCCGTTTTATTGCTCACCACCCTGGTCGGCTGCGCGCAGGGGCTGGGGGTTGTGGTGGCGCTGCCAGCGCTGTTCGGCGCGGCGCAGAGCGCCTCTTGGCTGGCGTTCTGCAGCCTGAGTCTGTGGATCATCCTGGGGCTGGGCGTCATCGGGCTAGCCGCCTCGTTCGGCCATCTCGGACGCCCGGAGCGCGCCTGGCGCGCCGCCGCCATGTGGCGCACCTCCTGGCTGTCACGCGAGGTCATCGCCCTGCCGGCCTTCCTGGGATTGACCGCCTTGAGCCTGCTGGGCATTCAAACCCTGCACGATTGGCCTGGTCTGCTGGCAGCGGTCTTGATCATCGGTGCGCTGGCGCTCTGGGTCTGCACCGCCATGATCTACGCGGGGGTGCGGTTTCTGCGCGAATGGGCTACTCCGCTCACCGCGCTGAACTTCGTGCTGATGGGTCTGGCCAGCGGCTGTCTGCTGGCTTCCGTGCTGGCGCTGTGGCGGCTCGCGCCGCAGGCGGCGATCTATGCCCACGCCGCCGCCGTATTGCTGGGTATCGCCCTGGTGGGGCGTCTGGCGGCGCTGCTGCGTGTGCGGGGTCTGACACCTGCGGGGTCGATGCAGTCGGCCATCGGGGTGGGCAGTGCGGTGATCCGCCAGACCTCCAAGGGCTTCACCGCCGGGGCATTCAACACCCGCGAGTTCTTTCATGGACGAAGCGCGCTATGGGTGGCGGGTGCGCGCTGGGGCTTCGTGGCGTTTGGCTTCGTGCTGCCGATCTCGCTGCTGCTTCTCACGCCGCAGCCGCTGCGCTTGGTCGGCTGGCCGCTGGCGCTGGCCAGCAATCTGCTGGGCATGCTGGCCGAGCGCTGGGATTTTTTCGCTCAGGTCCGTCATCCGCAAAACCGCTATTACCAGGCTGCGCTGTGACCGATTGAAACCAGCGGGAACGCCCGTGCGCGGCGCGGCTCCATCCTTCTTTTGAAAGAGGATGAACATGCGTGGAATCGGTTTTTTGTGCGGCGGGTTGTTGGTGTTGACGTGTTTCGGGCAGGCGCAGGCCGCGATTGAGGTGAAGACCCCGCCCATCTGCCTGTCGCAACCGCGTAGCGCAGATTGCGCCGCACAGACCCGTCGCGCGCTCAATGAGCGCATGACCCATCTCTATCACCTGGAATTGCAGAAGGTGATGGGCACCTACACCGAGCGGCGGCTCGATCATGCGCAGAATCTGTGGCGGCGCTGGGCGAATGCGGAATGTGAGTTCCGCAACGGCCCGCCCGATTGGCCAAATGCCGCCTGGAGCACGCGGCAGGATGACTGTCTGTCGGGCATGATCCGCAGACGAATCGCCCAGCTCGACGGCTTTTTGCACTGTTCCGGCGCCACCTGCCCACCCAAATGACCCGCGTCAGATAAGGTTCAGCATGTGCTTGCATCATCTACTGAAAACCCAAGGAGACCGCCATGCCCAACCCCACGAACCCGACCGACGTCCTGCTGCATGAACGCGATGCGCGCGGCGTGGTTACCGTCACGCTCAACCGCCCGCAGGCGTTCAACGCCTTGTCGGAGGCTTTGCTCGATGCACTGCAGGCGCAGATCGACGCCTTGACGGAAGACGACGGCGCCCGCGTGGTCATCCTGCGCGGCGCAGGCCGAGCTTTTTGCGCCGGGCACGATCTCAAGGAAATGCGCGCCCAGCCCTCGCAGGCCTATTACCAGTCGCTCTTCGCTCGTTGCGGCAAGGTCATGACCGGATTGATGCGGCTGCCCCAGCCCGTCATCGCTCAGGTGCATGGCATCGCCACGGCGGCCGGCTGTCAGTTGGTGGCGAGTTGCGATCTGGCGGTGGCCAGCGCTGACGCGCGCTTTGCCGTCTCGGGCGTGAATTACGGGCTGTTCTGTTCCACGCCCGGCGTGGCGCTGGCGCGCAATCTGCCGCGCAAGCAGGCGATGGAAATGCTGCTCACCGGCGAGTTCATCGACGCCGCCACCGCGCAGCAGCGCGCCCTGATCAATCGCGTCGCCCCGGCCGATGCGTTGGAGGCTGAAGTGGAGCGACTGGTCGCCAGCATTCTGAACAAACCCGCCGCCGCGGTGCGCATGGGCAAGGCGCTGTTCTACCGCCAGGTCGAGACCGGCATCGATGCGGCTTACCAACTCGCGGCGCAGACCATGACCTGCAATATGCTCGACGACTGCGCGCTAGAAGGCGTGCAGGCCTTCATCGAAAAACGCGAACCGAGTTGGCGCGTGGCCTCAGGCGCCTGATGACGTACTTGATGTCTCACCCGGCGCGGGCAGCCGCGCCAACTCGATGACGATGAGGGACAGATTGTCGCCGCGGCCGCCGGCGCGGGTGCGGGCCTTGTCGATCAGGTACTGACAGCACTCGCGCGGCTGCAGTTTGGAGGTGGCGATTTCAAGATCCTGATCGGTGAAGTAGTGCCACACGCCGTCGCTGCACAGCATGAGCACATCACCCGGCATCAGCGGGCTTTCTTCCACCGGCTTGGACGGCAGCTCCGACATGCCCAGACTGCAGGTCAGCACATTGCTCATCGGATGGTTGCGGGCCTTGGCTTCGGTGATCTCGCCCTTGTCGACCAGGGTTTGCACATACGAGTCATCGGTGGTGCGCAGCAGCAGTCGACCGTTGCGGAAGATGTAGAGGCGGCTGTCGCCCACATGCGACCAGTAGCAGCGGCCTTCGTCGGCGTGAAACAGGGCGCAGACGATGGTGGAATGCGGCTCCTGCTCGGTGGACAGTGCTGTGAGCCGGATCATGCTGTGGCTTTCCTGCACGATCTGCTGCAGCAGCGCATGCGGATCGTCGCTGTCCGGGTGATAGCGCTCGAACAGTTGTTGTGCGGTGAGCATGACCTGATCGGCCGCTTTGCGTCCGCCGCTTTTTCCGCCCATGCCGTCGGCAATCACCGCCAGCACGCAGCCCTGCACGCGGGGGTGGGCAATGACCCGCAACTGATCCTGCTGATACGGCCGGTCGCCTTTGTGCAGGCCACTTGCCGCGCTTAACCGCCAGCGGGTACCCGCACGGTGCTGCACCGGCGTGGGCAGGGGCGGCAACCGGGACGGCGGGTAGTGATCGGTGGGATCCATAGAATCGGCGGCGATTCGGTGCAGAAGGCGGCTATGAGTGAGCGGATGAACAAACTGATGGAAAACACTAATTCTAGGGGGCGCGCATGTCCGCCTTCGCCACGCTGTGCGGCACTGGAATGTGCCCGCCATCGGCATGCGCGCTGATTCCCCGTCTTCGACGCCTCAGGCGCCAGAAA encodes the following:
- a CDS encoding 4Fe-4S dicluster domain-containing protein encodes the protein MTQLALVIDLNVCVGCHACVTSCKQWNTSGTAGHLSDHEPYGENPLGVFFNRVQTYEVGQFPQTQTVHFPKSCLHCEEPPCVPVCPTGASYKRQEDGIVLVDSDKCIGCKYCSWACPYGAREYDEDRGVMTKCTLCVDRIYDESIPQAQRRPACVNACPTNARLFGDVHDPDSEVSRAIRERGGYALMPELGTRPANHYLPRQLPHGAAPANAEAASPHQTTARPQAAAVRPAPSEAVLEVEARGLFAKLFGAFSKPSPARAGHKTVEITQLEAR
- a CDS encoding dimethyl sulfoxide reductase anchor subunit family protein is translated as MRPAFSVLLLTTLVGCAQGLGVVVALPALFGAAQSASWLAFCSLSLWIILGLGVIGLAASFGHLGRPERAWRAAAMWRTSWLSREVIALPAFLGLTALSLLGIQTLHDWPGLLAAVLIIGALALWVCTAMIYAGVRFLREWATPLTALNFVLMGLASGCLLASVLALWRLAPQAAIYAHAAAVLLGIALVGRLAALLRVRGLTPAGSMQSAIGVGSAVIRQTSKGFTAGAFNTREFFHGRSALWVAGARWGFVAFGFVLPISLLLLTPQPLRLVGWPLALASNLLGMLAERWDFFAQVRHPQNRYYQAAL
- a CDS encoding lysozyme inhibitor LprI family protein, whose protein sequence is MRGIGFLCGGLLVLTCFGQAQAAIEVKTPPICLSQPRSADCAAQTRRALNERMTHLYHLELQKVMGTYTERRLDHAQNLWRRWANAECEFRNGPPDWPNAAWSTRQDDCLSGMIRRRIAQLDGFLHCSGATCPPK
- a CDS encoding enoyl-CoA hydratase, coding for MPNPTNPTDVLLHERDARGVVTVTLNRPQAFNALSEALLDALQAQIDALTEDDGARVVILRGAGRAFCAGHDLKEMRAQPSQAYYQSLFARCGKVMTGLMRLPQPVIAQVHGIATAAGCQLVASCDLAVASADARFAVSGVNYGLFCSTPGVALARNLPRKQAMEMLLTGEFIDAATAQQRALINRVAPADALEAEVERLVASILNKPAAAVRMGKALFYRQVETGIDAAYQLAAQTMTCNMLDDCALEGVQAFIEKREPSWRVASGA
- a CDS encoding PP2C family protein-serine/threonine phosphatase produces the protein MDPTDHYPPSRLPPLPTPVQHRAGTRWRLSAASGLHKGDRPYQQDQLRVIAHPRVQGCVLAVIADGMGGKSGGRKAADQVMLTAQQLFERYHPDSDDPHALLQQIVQESHSMIRLTALSTEQEPHSTIVCALFHADEGRCYWSHVGDSRLYIFRNGRLLLRTTDDSYVQTLVDKGEITEAKARNHPMSNVLTCSLGMSELPSKPVEESPLMPGDVLMLCSDGVWHYFTDQDLEIATSKLQPRECCQYLIDKARTRAGGRGDNLSLIVIELARLPAPGETSSTSSGA